The region GCCCGTCACCAGGCGGCCATCCTCGACTTTTGCCGTGCCGGTGAAGCGGTTGCAGCCGGCGCGGCCGGACAGGCGGCCGTCCTCGACCAGCAGGGTGATGCCGGTCGCGCTTTTCCATTCGCCCTGTGCAATGCCGGCGTTGGCAGCGGTGCCGGTGCTGGCGCAGGCGGACAGGACAACAGCGGCCAGCGTGGCCGCGATCGGTGCGAATTTCATACTGGACTCCCTTTGATACGGAACAGGAAACACCGCGCCGATCCGCAAGGATGGGTCGCGGCGTCTTTTTTACCGTAGCACGAAGCCGTGCCCGAAGGGCAGGCCCCGTCCGCGGGCCGGCGTGGCGCGGCCCGGTCGGGAGGTGGGGGTTACAGCCAGAAGTCCGTGCGCTGGCGGTGCCGTTCCAGCACGTGCTGGAAGGCCGCCGGGTCCTTGGCGTAGGTCAGTTCGCCTGCGGCAGGCAGGTGCAGGTCGTACAGCCGCGATACCCAGAAGCGAATGGCTGCCGCACGCAGCATCAGCGGCCAGGCCTCGATTTCCGCCTGCTGCAGCGGGCGCACCGCGCGGTAGGCGTCGATAAACGCCCGGGCGCGCTCGTTGTCGATGTCGCCGTCCGCCAGCATGGCCCAGTCGTTGACCGCGATGGCCAGGTCATACAGCAGCAGGTCGTTGCAGGCGTAGTAGAAATCGATAAAGCCGGAAATCTGCTCGCCGTCGAACAGCACGTTGTCGCGGAACAGGTCGGCGTGGATGATGCCGCGCGGCAGGTACGCATAGCGATGGCTGTTCTGCAGATGCAGCTCGTCGCGCAGCAGCGCGGCGTCGGCGGGAGCCATGAACGGGTAGACGGCCGCCGCGGTCACGCTCCACCAGTGCGGGCCGCGCGGGTTCGGCATCGACATCGGGAAGGTGTCGCCGGCGATATGCATGCTGGCGAGCATGGCACCGACCTGAGCGCACTGTGCCGGCGTCGGGGCGCTGACATCGGTGCCGGGCAGGCAATGGACCAGACAGGCCGGCTTGCCGGCCAGCATGCTGGCGAACTGGTCGGTACGGTCGGCTACCGGCCCGGCCACCGCCACGCCGTGGCGCGACAGGTGGTGGGTCAGGTTCAGGTAGAACGGCAACTCGTCCAGCTGCAACGCCTCGAACAGGGTCAGCACGTAGCGGCCCTGCGTCGTGGTGACGAAGTAGTTGGTGTTGGTGACGCCGGCGGCGATGCCTTTCAGCGCGACCAGCCGGCCGATGTCGTAGCGGGCGAGCCACGGCTCGAGCGCCTCCGGGGTCACGGTGGTGTAAACGGACATGTCGGCGATCAGAAAGTGAACAGGACCCAGTGCGGGATCTTCAGCTTGCCGCGACCGGTCACGTCGTACGGTGTCAGCTCGCCGTCGCCCTTCTGGTCGACCAGGTAGTACGGCGGGCCGACCTTCGGTGTCACCTTGACCGCATACAGCTTGCCGTTGACGCGGTATTCCTCGATCTTCTTGTCGCCTTCCTGACGGATGGTGACGTCCGGCTCGGCGTCGCTGCCGTCGTCAACGCCGATCTGCGGCGGCGGCGGTGCGTTGGGAGCGGGCTTGCCGGCGTCGGCAGCGAGGGCCGGAGCCGCAGCGAGGGCCGCGAGCAGGGCGGCGAGGGCGGTGGAGTTGCGCATTGGCGGTTCCTGAAAAAGTTAGAGGTTGAGCATGCGCTCGCGTTCTTCCGGCGATGCCGAGAAGCCCCGCGTTTCGTAGTGCTCGAAAATGGCGTTCACCACTTCTGCCGGGTCGTCGGTCAGCGTGATCAGTGCCAGGTCGCCGGGATTGATCATGCCGCGTCCGACCAGCTGGTCGGCAAACCAGTCGACCAGCCCGCGCCAGAACGACGTATCGACCAGAATGATGGGAATGCGGCGACTCTTGCCTGTCTGCACCAGCGTCAGCGACTCGAACAGCTCGTCGAGCGTGCCGAAGCCGCCCGGCATCACCACGTAGGCGCACGCATGCTTGACGAACATGACCTTGCGCGAAAAGAAGTGATTGAATTTTAGGCTGATGTCCTGATACTCGTTGCCCTTTTGCTCGTGCGGCAGCACGATGTTCAGTCCGATCGACGGACCCTTGCCCTGGAACGCGCCCTTGTTGGCGGCCTCCATGATGCCGGGACCCCCGCCGGATATCACGCCGAAGCCCGCGTCCGACAGACGCCGGGCAATGTCCTCCGTCAGCTTATAATCCGCATGATCGCGCGCAGTCCGCGCGCTGCCGAAAATACTTACGGCAGGTTCAATACCCTGCAGTTCCTCGGCGGATTCGACGAATTCCGCCATGATTTTCAGTACATGCCATGCCTCGCGCGAGCGAAATTTTTGCATTACCGCGTAACGATTGCTCGCCGCCGGGATCTTGTCTGACAAGCTCATCCGAAAATACCTTATGAAAACCCTGCTTCTGATCGACGGCTCTTCCTACCTGTACCGCGCGTTTCATGCGATGCCCGATCTGCGCTCGCCCACAGGCGAACCGACCGGCGCGGTCTACGGCATGATAAACATGCTGAGACGACTGGAGCGTGAAGTCGCAGCCGATTATAGCGCGTGCATATTCGACGCCAAGGGCAGGACTTTCCGCGACGACCTGTATCCCGAGTACAAGGCGAACCGGCCGTCGATGCCGACCGAGCTGGCGGCACAGATCGCACCGGTGCACCAGGCGGTACGCGCGCTGGGCTGGCCGCTGGTGGTCAAGGACGGCGTCGAGGCCGACGACGTGATCGGCACGCTGGCCGGCCAGGCCGCCGCCGACGGCTTCCGCGTGGTGATCTCGACCGGCGACAAGGATATCGCCCAGCTGGTGGGGCCCGGTGTGACGCTGGTCAACACCATGACCGACGAGTGGCTCGACGAAGCCGGCGTGCTGGCCAAGTTCGGCGTGCCGCCGGCGCGGATCATCGACTTCCTGACCCTGACCGGCGACAAGGTCGACAATGTGCCCGGTGTCGACAAGTGCGGGCCGAAGACGGCGGTGAAATGGCTGGAACAGTTCGGCGACCTCGACACGCTGATGGCGCGCGCGGACGAAGTCGGCGGCAAGGTCGGCGAAAACCTGCGCGATGCCCTGCCGCGCCTGCCGCTGTCGCGCGCACTGGTCACCATCAAGACCGACGTCGAACTTGATGACGCGATGCCGCATGGCCTCGACTCGCTGGCGCGCCTGCCGGTCGATCGCGCGGCCATGACCGTACTGTGCAAGGACCTGGGCTTCCGCACCTGGCTGAAGGAATACGGCGGCGACAGCGCGCCGGTGGCCAGTGTCAGTGCCGATGCGACGCCGGCCGCCGAGCCGGCCGCGATCGTGGTCGACGATGCACTGTCGCAGCCGACCGACGAGGCCCGCTACGAAATGGTGACCAGCGACGAACGGCTCGATGTCTGGCTGGCCACACTGGATGCGGCCGACGTGGTGTCGTTCGATACCGAGACCGACAGCCTCGACCCGATGCATGCCCGCATCGTCGGCGTCAGCGTCGCCGTCACCCCCGGCATCGCCGCCTACATTCCGCTCGCGCACACCGCGCCGGGCGTCGCCGACCAGCTCGACCGCGAGCATGTGCTCGGCCGGCTGAAGCCGTGGCTGGAGAACCCGGAACGGAAAAAACTGGGCCAGAATCTCAACTTCGACCGCCACGTGCTGGCCAACCACGGCATTGCGCTGGCCGGCGTCGCCGACGACACCATGCTGATGAGCTATGTGCTCGCCAGCCATGAAAAGCACAATATGGACGCCATGGCCGAGCGCGAACTCGGCGTAAAGACGGTCAAGTACGAGGACATCTGCGGCAAGGGTGCCAAGCAGATCGGCTTCTGTGAAGTCGATCTCGAGACGGCGACCCGTTATGCGGCCGAAGATGCCGACATCACGCTGCGGCTGGCGCGCGTGCTGGCGGCGAAACTCGACGGCAAGCGCGCCGATGTGTACCGCAAGATCGAACTGCCGACCGCCGACGTGCTGTTCGTCATGGAACGCAACGGCGTGCTGATCGACCGTGCGGTGCTGGCACGGCAGAGCCAGCAGCTCGGCACGGAAATGCTGGAGATCGAGCGCGAGGTGTACGCGCTGGCGGAGCAGCCGTTCAATCTGAATTCGCCGAAGCAGCTGGGCGACATCCTGTTCAACAAGCTCGGCATCGACGCCAAGGCCCACGGCGTGAAGAAAACCACCACCGGCGCCTGGAGCACTGACGAATCGGTACTGGAAAAACTGGCGCTCGACTACCCGCTGCCGAAAGCGCTGCTGCGCTATCGCGCGCTGGCCAAGCTGAAGTCGACCTATACCGACAAACTGCCGGGCATGATCAATCCGGATACCGGCCGCGTGCACACCCACTATGCGCAGGCCGCCGTGGTGACCGGTCGCCTGAGCTCCAGCGATCCGAACCTGCAGAACATCCCGGTTCGCACCGAAGAAGGCCGCCGCGTGCGCGAGGCCTTTGTCGCCGATGCCGGCAACCTGATCGTGTCGGCCGACTACTCGCAGATCGAATTGCGCATCATGGCGCACCTGTCCGGCGACGAAGGCCTGGTGCAGGCCTTCCGCGACGGCCGCGACATCCACCGCGCGACGGCGGCCGAAGTGTTTGGCGTGGCGCCGGACGCGGTCAGCGCCGAACAGCGCCGCTATGCAAAAACCATCAACTTCGGCCTGATCTACGGCATGAGCGCCTTTGGCCTGGCCGCCAGCCTGGAAATCGACCGCAGCGCCGCGCAATCGTTTATCGAGCGTTATTTTGCCCGCTACCCGGGAGTGGCGGCCTATATGGAACGCACGCGGCAGACGGCGCGAGAACAGGGCTGGGTGGAAACGGTGTTCGGCCGCCGGCTGTACCTGCCGGAAATCCGCTCGTCGAACCCCGGCCGCCGTCAGGGCGCCGAGCGCGCGGCGATCAATGCGCCGATGCAGGGCACCGCGGCGGACCTGATCAAGCTGGCGATGATCAATGTGCAGAACTGGCTGCGGACGGAAAAACTGTCCAGCCGGCTGATCATGCAGGTACACGATGAACTGGTGCTGGAAGTGCCGGCCGCCGAGCTGGAACTGATCCGCACCGAACTGCCGCGGCGCATGGCCGCCGCCGCCGAACTGGCCGTTCCGCTGGTCGCCGAAGTCGGCAGTGGTCCGAACTGGGAAGCGGCGCACTGAGCCGGCCGCAACGGCACGGGGTCACCGTCAATGGCGCAAGTCCTAGCAGGACTGCGCCATTTTTTTGCCCCATGCCGGGCGATGGTCAGAAATGGAAGAAACGGCTTACCCAGTATTCGCTGGCCGTCTTTTTTTAATCCTCCGCCCGCCCGCGCCCTGCCATCAGCCGGGCGTACACCGGGCGGCACACCGCTATCCGTGCGCACCGGAAAGCAGTTACATCCAGCGCCGCCAGCGGTACAGCGCATAGACGACGAGACAGATCGCCCAGCAGAACCACAGCGTCCACAGATTGTGGCTGAGGAAATGCGCGCCGCGAACCATCTGGATACCGCTCATCAGTCCGCCCATCAGCAGCGCGAACAGCGTCAGCGGCAGTACCCAGCGTGGCCGCCAGCCGCGTGCGGCGAACGGCAGCGCCAGCAGTGCGAACCCGGCTGACGCGTGGCCGCCGGGGAAGCACTGACCGGCACTCTGGCCGGCCGGCAGCGAGGCAAACAGCGGCAAGTGGATCGCCGTGCCGCCGAACTGGACCAGATCCCACGGGCAATGGTGAACGCTGCCCTGTTTCAGTACCGAGATGGCCAGCGTACACGCCGCCATGCTGAGCAGTACGTAGCCGGCGCGCGTGCGCAGTTCGGGCGAGGTACGCGGCCAGACGATGACCGCCAGGGTGGCGACCCCGATGGCGATGACGAAATTGCGCAGGCCGACATGGCCGATCTCGCGCATCCAGAATGTGTCCTTCAGCGGAAAGCCGCGCTCGGCCGGCGAATACGACAGTGATGCCAGCCAGAAGTCGAGTCGGGCATCCTGCCACAGCCAGAACAGCCCGGCGGCCATCAGCGTCAGTGCCAGCAGGTGGAGACGCCAGAACGCCGTGTCGCGTTGTCGATGGCTGGAAAAGGTAATGTTGGAAATGGGCATGGCAGTCGTCAGGGAGTCGGCGAGCGGGTCAGGCGCTGATTTTTGCATGCCGGAGGGGTTGATAGCCAAATTTGTGCGGCAGAGATTGACCGTGCCACGGGTGTTGTCGTCGCTCAGCCCGTCGTTTCGGCTGCAGATGCCTGCAGTTGCCGGCCAAACTCGGCCAGTGACAGGTCGAGCTGGTGACCGACCGGCACCATCAGCCGGCTGAGTCCGCGTGCGACCTCATCCTCTCCGGCCCGGGTGTCGAGCACGAAGCGGCGGAACAGGTCGTCGAGGCGGATGTCTTCCGGCCGGCGCAGCAGCGCCCAGCGATCGCGCTCGCCGCGCTGCACATAGCCGGCCAGGGTCAACTCGTCCAGTACCAGCCCGATTTCGTCATAGCCGGTATCGATGACCCGGCGCAGCTCCGGCTGGGTCAGCGCGCGGCCTTCGCGCTGGGCATCGGCCAGGCACAACAGGGCTTCGACCGCATCGCGGAACTGGCGCTGCGCTTCGAACTCGCGTCGCCAGGCTGCACCGCGCCAGTAGCTGAGCGCCGCGGTCGTTTCGGCGCCGAGCAGCACGATCAGCCACAGCAGCTGCAGCCACAGCAGCATGATCGGGAAGGTCGCGAACGCGCCGTAGACGAACTGGTAGGACTTGAAGCCGGACAGGTACAGCGCGAACAGCCATTTGGCCATGCCGAGCACCAGCGAGGTACAGAACGCGCCGGTCAGCGCCTGCGACAGCGGCACGTGGCGGTTCGGCACCAGTCCGTACAGCACGGTCAGCATCAGCGTGGACAGCAGCAGGGTGCCGCCGTCCTGGATCAGGCTGGCGAACCACGGCAGGCGATGACCGAGACCGCTTTCGCGCAGCAGCCAGGCCGAGCCGGAAATGCCGACCCCGAGCAGGATCGGGCCGAGCGTCAGCACGGTCCAGTAGACCAGCATGTTCTGCATCAGCGGCCGTCTTTTCCTGACCCGCCAGATGCTGTTGAACGTGCTGTCGATAGTGAACATCAGCGACAGTGCCGTCACACCGAGCGCGCCGATGCCGACGGCGGTGAGCTTGCCGGCGTTGTCGGTGAACTGCTTCAGGTAGACGGTGATGACCTTGCCGGCGAAAT is a window of Microvirgula aerodenitrificans DSM 15089 DNA encoding:
- a CDS encoding YihY family inner membrane protein, giving the protein MPALPARLDPPLSFAAFIWRRAMHNRSIQVAASLTFTTLLSLVPLFTIALIVVSAFPVFDDISAAFKTFLLTNLVPDFAGKVITVYLKQFTDNAGKLTAVGIGALGVTALSLMFTIDSTFNSIWRVRKRRPLMQNMLVYWTVLTLGPILLGVGISGSAWLLRESGLGHRLPWFASLIQDGGTLLLSTLMLTVLYGLVPNRHVPLSQALTGAFCTSLVLGMAKWLFALYLSGFKSYQFVYGAFATFPIMLLWLQLLWLIVLLGAETTAALSYWRGAAWRREFEAQRQFRDAVEALLCLADAQREGRALTQPELRRVIDTGYDEIGLVLDELTLAGYVQRGERDRWALLRRPEDIRLDDLFRRFVLDTRAGEDEVARGLSRLMVPVGHQLDLSLAEFGRQLQASAAETTG
- a CDS encoding homoserine kinase, producing the protein MSVYTTVTPEALEPWLARYDIGRLVALKGIAAGVTNTNYFVTTTQGRYVLTLFEALQLDELPFYLNLTHHLSRHGVAVAGPVADRTDQFASMLAGKPACLVHCLPGTDVSAPTPAQCAQVGAMLASMHIAGDTFPMSMPNPRGPHWWSVTAAAVYPFMAPADAALLRDELHLQNSHRYAYLPRGIIHADLFRDNVLFDGEQISGFIDFYYACNDLLLYDLAIAVNDWAMLADGDIDNERARAFIDAYRAVRPLQQAEIEAWPLMLRAAAIRFWVSRLYDLHLPAAGELTYAKDPAAFQHVLERHRQRTDFWL
- the polA gene encoding DNA polymerase I, producing the protein MKTLLLIDGSSYLYRAFHAMPDLRSPTGEPTGAVYGMINMLRRLEREVAADYSACIFDAKGRTFRDDLYPEYKANRPSMPTELAAQIAPVHQAVRALGWPLVVKDGVEADDVIGTLAGQAAADGFRVVISTGDKDIAQLVGPGVTLVNTMTDEWLDEAGVLAKFGVPPARIIDFLTLTGDKVDNVPGVDKCGPKTAVKWLEQFGDLDTLMARADEVGGKVGENLRDALPRLPLSRALVTIKTDVELDDAMPHGLDSLARLPVDRAAMTVLCKDLGFRTWLKEYGGDSAPVASVSADATPAAEPAAIVVDDALSQPTDEARYEMVTSDERLDVWLATLDAADVVSFDTETDSLDPMHARIVGVSVAVTPGIAAYIPLAHTAPGVADQLDREHVLGRLKPWLENPERKKLGQNLNFDRHVLANHGIALAGVADDTMLMSYVLASHEKHNMDAMAERELGVKTVKYEDICGKGAKQIGFCEVDLETATRYAAEDADITLRLARVLAAKLDGKRADVYRKIELPTADVLFVMERNGVLIDRAVLARQSQQLGTEMLEIEREVYALAEQPFNLNSPKQLGDILFNKLGIDAKAHGVKKTTTGAWSTDESVLEKLALDYPLPKALLRYRALAKLKSTYTDKLPGMINPDTGRVHTHYAQAAVVTGRLSSSDPNLQNIPVRTEEGRRVREAFVADAGNLIVSADYSQIELRIMAHLSGDEGLVQAFRDGRDIHRATAAEVFGVAPDAVSAEQRRYAKTINFGLIYGMSAFGLAASLEIDRSAAQSFIERYFARYPGVAAYMERTRQTAREQGWVETVFGRRLYLPEIRSSNPGRRQGAERAAINAPMQGTAADLIKLAMINVQNWLRTEKLSSRLIMQVHDELVLEVPAAELELIRTELPRRMAAAAELAVPLVAEVGSGPNWEAAH
- a CDS encoding phosphatase PAP2 family protein, whose translation is MPISNITFSSHRQRDTAFWRLHLLALTLMAAGLFWLWQDARLDFWLASLSYSPAERGFPLKDTFWMREIGHVGLRNFVIAIGVATLAVIVWPRTSPELRTRAGYVLLSMAACTLAISVLKQGSVHHCPWDLVQFGGTAIHLPLFASLPAGQSAGQCFPGGHASAGFALLALPFAARGWRPRWVLPLTLFALLMGGLMSGIQMVRGAHFLSHNLWTLWFCWAICLVVYALYRWRRWM
- a CDS encoding DUF2782 domain-containing protein; amino-acid sequence: MRNSTALAALLAALAAAPALAADAGKPAPNAPPPPQIGVDDGSDAEPDVTIRQEGDKKIEEYRVNGKLYAVKVTPKVGPPYYLVDQKGDGELTPYDVTGRGKLKIPHWVLFTF
- a CDS encoding META domain-containing protein; translated protein: MKFAPIAATLAAVVLSACASTGTAANAGIAQGEWKSATGITLLVEDGRLSGRAGCNRFTGTAKVEDGRLVTGPLAATKMMCSPDLMKAEAELFAFLDSKPTVTRQGDRTLILSSGDHQITLTR
- a CDS encoding LOG family protein; the protein is MSLSDKIPAASNRYAVMQKFRSREAWHVLKIMAEFVESAEELQGIEPAVSIFGSARTARDHADYKLTEDIARRLSDAGFGVISGGGPGIMEAANKGAFQGKGPSIGLNIVLPHEQKGNEYQDISLKFNHFFSRKVMFVKHACAYVVMPGGFGTLDELFESLTLVQTGKSRRIPIILVDTSFWRGLVDWFADQLVGRGMINPGDLALITLTDDPAEVVNAIFEHYETRGFSASPEERERMLNL